From the Apium graveolens cultivar Ventura unplaced genomic scaffold, ASM990537v1 ctg4474, whole genome shotgun sequence genome, one window contains:
- the LOC141701969 gene encoding uncharacterized protein LOC141701969 isoform X3 has protein sequence MWYAETLFSVKTLAGVLVVLLLLQVVIMMLLDEYGNCALLDCKTTVNNSVRVRRQREHHPRLFYWTAASPQSEELLTPGASAIDAFRLCSRVTPLHLHLTKLMLGLYYHTTTFQKVAESPHCSGTTICNRYIDR, from the exons ATGTGGTATGCAGAGACACTTTTCAGTGTAAAG ACTTTGGCAGGAGTGCTGGTGGTCCTTTTATTGCTACAAGTTGTGATTATGATGCTCCTCGATGAATATGGTAATTG CGCCCTTCTTGACTGCAAGACCACAGTTAATAATAGCGTAAGG GTCCGTCGCCAGAGGGAGCACCATCCCCGCCTTTTTTATTGGACAGCAGCTTCGCCACAATCAGAAGAACTGCTAACCCCAGGAG CGTCTGCAATCGATGCCTTCAGACTATGCTCAAGGGTTACGCCTTTACATCTCCATTTAACCAAGTTAATGTTGGGCCTATATTATCATACGACAACATTTCAGAAAGTGGCTGAGAGCCCTCACTGCTCAGGCACAACGATCTGTAACAGATATATTGACAGATAA
- the LOC141701969 gene encoding WD-40 repeat-containing protein MSI5-like isoform X1, whose protein sequence is MIPALYCGIGRSGFTPTVKVEKAHDADLHCVDWNPHDVNFILTGSADNSVGIFDRRNFTSGPVHIFPGHSEAVLCVQWSPDRASVFGSSAEDGVLNIWDHKLAASSLACARRGWVNVGFDKIECESCSANLKFSALATWMSTR, encoded by the exons ATGATTCCTGCCTTATATTGTGGGATTGGCAGAAGTGGTTTTACTCCAACCGTCAAG GTTGAAAAAGCTCACGATGCGGATCTTCACTGTGTGGATTGGAATCCTCATGATGTAAATTTTATACTGACCGG GTCTGCTGATAATTCTGTTGGCATATTTGACCGCCGTAACTTCACTTCGGGGCCTGTACACATATTTCCGGGTCACAGTGAAGCTGTCCTTTGTGTTCAG TGGTCTCCAGATAGGGCATCTGTCTTTGGAAGTTCTGCAGAGGATGGCGTTCTGAACATTTGGGATCATAAGCTG GCTGCCAGTTCACTGGCTTGTGCCAGAAGAGGTTGGGTAAATGTTGGTTTTGATAAAATCGAGTGCGAGTCTTGCAGTGCAAACTTGAAATTTAGTGCATTGGCCACCTGGATGTCTACACG CTGA
- the LOC141701969 gene encoding uncharacterized protein LOC141701969 isoform X7 translates to MNASSCSVKTLAGVLVVLLLLQVVIMMLLDEYGNCALLDCKTTVNNSVRRQREHHPRLFYWTAASPQSEELLTPGASAIDAFRLCSRVTPLHLHLTKLMLGLYYHTTTFQKVAESPHCSGTTICNRYIDR, encoded by the exons ATGAATGCAAGCAGTTGCTCTGTAAAG ACTTTGGCAGGAGTGCTGGTGGTCCTTTTATTGCTACAAGTTGTGATTATGATGCTCCTCGATGAATATGGTAATTG CGCCCTTCTTGACTGCAAGACCACAGTTAATAATAGC GTCCGTCGCCAGAGGGAGCACCATCCCCGCCTTTTTTATTGGACAGCAGCTTCGCCACAATCAGAAGAACTGCTAACCCCAGGAG CGTCTGCAATCGATGCCTTCAGACTATGCTCAAGGGTTACGCCTTTACATCTCCATTTAACCAAGTTAATGTTGGGCCTATATTATCATACGACAACATTTCAGAAAGTGGCTGAGAGCCCTCACTGCTCAGGCACAACGATCTGTAACAGATATATTGACAGATAA
- the LOC141701969 gene encoding WD-40 repeat-containing protein MSI5-like isoform X8: MIPALYCGIGRSGFTPTVKVEKAHDADLHCVDWNPHDVNFILTGSADNSVGIFDRRNFTSGPVHIFPGHSEAVLCVQWSPDRASVFGSSAEDGVLNIWDHKLLLDHHSLRVGHGKGVIYYGGYQLSIP; encoded by the exons ATGATTCCTGCCTTATATTGTGGGATTGGCAGAAGTGGTTTTACTCCAACCGTCAAG GTTGAAAAAGCTCACGATGCGGATCTTCACTGTGTGGATTGGAATCCTCATGATGTAAATTTTATACTGACCGG GTCTGCTGATAATTCTGTTGGCATATTTGACCGCCGTAACTTCACTTCGGGGCCTGTACACATATTTCCGGGTCACAGTGAAGCTGTCCTTTGTGTTCAG TGGTCTCCAGATAGGGCATCTGTCTTTGGAAGTTCTGCAGAGGATGGCGTTCTGAACATTTGGGATCATAAGCTG CTCTTGGATCATCACAGCCTTCGTGTAGGCCATGGGAAAGGGGTGATTTACTATGGCGGTTATCAACTTTCAATCCCTTAA
- the LOC141701969 gene encoding uncharacterized protein LOC141701969 isoform X6 yields MWYAETLFSVKTLAGVLVVLLLLQVVIMMLLDEYGNCALLDCKTTVNNSVRRQREHHPRLFYWTAASPQSEELLTPGASAIDAFRLCSRVTPLHLHLTKLMLGLYYHTTTFQKVAESPHCSGTTICNRYIDR; encoded by the exons ATGTGGTATGCAGAGACACTTTTCAGTGTAAAG ACTTTGGCAGGAGTGCTGGTGGTCCTTTTATTGCTACAAGTTGTGATTATGATGCTCCTCGATGAATATGGTAATTG CGCCCTTCTTGACTGCAAGACCACAGTTAATAATAGC GTCCGTCGCCAGAGGGAGCACCATCCCCGCCTTTTTTATTGGACAGCAGCTTCGCCACAATCAGAAGAACTGCTAACCCCAGGAG CGTCTGCAATCGATGCCTTCAGACTATGCTCAAGGGTTACGCCTTTACATCTCCATTTAACCAAGTTAATGTTGGGCCTATATTATCATACGACAACATTTCAGAAAGTGGCTGAGAGCCCTCACTGCTCAGGCACAACGATCTGTAACAGATATATTGACAGATAA
- the LOC141701969 gene encoding uncharacterized protein LOC141701969 isoform X5, which translates to MNASSCSVKTLAGVLVVLLLLQVVIMMLLDEYGNCALLDCKTTVNNSVRVRRQREHHPRLFYWTAASPQSEELLTPGASAIDAFRLCSRVTPLHLHLTKLMLGLYYHTTTFQKVAESPHCSGTTICNRYIDR; encoded by the exons ATGAATGCAAGCAGTTGCTCTGTAAAG ACTTTGGCAGGAGTGCTGGTGGTCCTTTTATTGCTACAAGTTGTGATTATGATGCTCCTCGATGAATATGGTAATTG CGCCCTTCTTGACTGCAAGACCACAGTTAATAATAGCGTAAGG GTCCGTCGCCAGAGGGAGCACCATCCCCGCCTTTTTTATTGGACAGCAGCTTCGCCACAATCAGAAGAACTGCTAACCCCAGGAG CGTCTGCAATCGATGCCTTCAGACTATGCTCAAGGGTTACGCCTTTACATCTCCATTTAACCAAGTTAATGTTGGGCCTATATTATCATACGACAACATTTCAGAAAGTGGCTGAGAGCCCTCACTGCTCAGGCACAACGATCTGTAACAGATATATTGACAGATAA
- the LOC141701969 gene encoding uncharacterized protein LOC141701969 isoform X2, whose translation MWYAETLFSVKTLAGVLVVLLLLQVVIMMLLDEYGNCALLDCKTTVNNSVRQVRRQREHHPRLFYWTAASPQSEELLTPGASAIDAFRLCSRVTPLHLHLTKLMLGLYYHTTTFQKVAESPHCSGTTICNRYIDR comes from the exons ATGTGGTATGCAGAGACACTTTTCAGTGTAAAG ACTTTGGCAGGAGTGCTGGTGGTCCTTTTATTGCTACAAGTTGTGATTATGATGCTCCTCGATGAATATGGTAATTG CGCCCTTCTTGACTGCAAGACCACAGTTAATAATAGCGTAAGG CAGGTCCGTCGCCAGAGGGAGCACCATCCCCGCCTTTTTTATTGGACAGCAGCTTCGCCACAATCAGAAGAACTGCTAACCCCAGGAG CGTCTGCAATCGATGCCTTCAGACTATGCTCAAGGGTTACGCCTTTACATCTCCATTTAACCAAGTTAATGTTGGGCCTATATTATCATACGACAACATTTCAGAAAGTGGCTGAGAGCCCTCACTGCTCAGGCACAACGATCTGTAACAGATATATTGACAGATAA
- the LOC141701969 gene encoding uncharacterized protein LOC141701969 isoform X4 gives MNASSCSVKTLAGVLVVLLLLQVVIMMLLDEYGNCALLDCKTTVNNSVRQVRRQREHHPRLFYWTAASPQSEELLTPGASAIDAFRLCSRVTPLHLHLTKLMLGLYYHTTTFQKVAESPHCSGTTICNRYIDR, from the exons ATGAATGCAAGCAGTTGCTCTGTAAAG ACTTTGGCAGGAGTGCTGGTGGTCCTTTTATTGCTACAAGTTGTGATTATGATGCTCCTCGATGAATATGGTAATTG CGCCCTTCTTGACTGCAAGACCACAGTTAATAATAGCGTAAGG CAGGTCCGTCGCCAGAGGGAGCACCATCCCCGCCTTTTTTATTGGACAGCAGCTTCGCCACAATCAGAAGAACTGCTAACCCCAGGAG CGTCTGCAATCGATGCCTTCAGACTATGCTCAAGGGTTACGCCTTTACATCTCCATTTAACCAAGTTAATGTTGGGCCTATATTATCATACGACAACATTTCAGAAAGTGGCTGAGAGCCCTCACTGCTCAGGCACAACGATCTGTAACAGATATATTGACAGATAA